From the genome of Labrus bergylta chromosome 12, fLabBer1.1, whole genome shotgun sequence, one region includes:
- the LOC109986772 gene encoding probable G-protein coupled receptor 173 — protein MANQTFAIDGPGSLLAVLASQSGLARGGSSSSSRDGSSNSGGISATDVSAYFKLVFLGLIICVSLVGNLLVSLLVLRDRTLHKAPYFFLLDLCLADAVRSAACFPFVLVSVHNSSAWTYSALSCKVVAFMAVLFCFHAAFMLFCVAVTRYLAIAHHRFYAKRMTIWTCAAIICMVWTLAVAMAFPPVFDVGTYKFIRDEDQCIFEHRYLKTNDTLGFMLMLAVVVLATHGFYAKLLLFEYRHRKMKPVQLVPAISQNWTFHGPGATGQAAANWIAGFGRGPMPPTLLGIRQNLHNQHRRLLGMEEVRSERRLGRMFYTITLLFLVLWAPYIVACFWRVFVKSCTIPHRYLSITVWMSFAQAGVNPIFCLLLNEDLRKVLRAHLPTYWRTKQHLPQDEAYCIM, from the coding sequence ATGGCTAACCAGACCTTTGCCATCGATGGCCCCGGCAGTTTGCTGGCCGTTCTGGCCTCGCAGAGCGGACTGGCAAgaggcggcagcagcagcagcagcagggatgGCAGCAGCAACAGTGGAGGAATCTCTGCCACAGATGTGTCCGCCTACTTTAAGCTGGTCTTCTTGGGTCTGATCATCTGTGTCAGCCTCGTAGGCAACCTCTTGGTCTCCCTGCTGGTCCTACGAGACAGGACACTTCACAAGGCTCCGTACTTTTTTCTCCTGGACCTGTGCCTGGCCGATGCAGTCCGCTCCGCCGCCTGCTTCCCCTTCGTGCTGGTCTCCGTACACAACAGCTCGGCCTGGACTTACAGCGCCTTGAGCTGTAAAGTTGTGGCTTTTATGGCTGTGCTGTTTTGCTTTCACGCTGCCTTCATGCTGTTTTGTGTGGCCGTCACCCGCTACCTTGCCATCGCCCACCATCGATTCTACGCCAAGCGCATGACCATCTGGACCTGCGCCGCCATCATTTGCATGGTGTGGACTCTGGCCGTTGCCATGGCGTTCCCACCTGTCTTTGATGTGGGGACGTACAAGTTTATCCGCGACGAGGATCAGTGCATTTTCGAACACCGCTACCTGAAGACCAATGACACCCTGGGCttcatgctaatgctagctgtGGTGGTCCTCGCCACGCATGGGTTCTACGCCAAGCTGCTTCTGTTTGAGTACCGGCACCGCAAGATGAAACCGGTCCAGCTGGTGCCGGCTATCAGCCAGAACTGGACCTTCCATGGTCCTGGAGCCACAGGTCAAGCCGCGGCCAATTGGATTGCAGGATTCGGTCGTGGTCCCATGCCGCCCACTCTGTTGGGCATCAGGCAGAATCTACACAATCAACACCGGCGGCTGCTCGGGATGGAGGAGGTTAGGTCCGAGCGAAGGCTGGGCAGGATGTTCTACACCATCACCCTGCTCTTCCTGGTCCTCTGGGCTCCCTACATCGTGGCGTGCTTCTGGAGGGTGTTCGTCAAGTCCTGCACCATCCCTCACAGGTATCTCTCCATCACGGTGTGGATGAGCTTCGCCCAAGCTGGAGTGAACCCCATCTTCTGTCTCCTGCTCAATGAGGACCTGAGGAAAGTGCTGAGAGCTCACCTGCCCACCTACTGGAGGACTAAACAACACCTGCCCCAGGACGAGGCCTACTGCATCATGTGA
- the si:ch211-167b20.8 gene encoding protein phosphatase 1 regulatory subunit 3A isoform X1, which yields MCSVQRTYSMCDSKMSFLTIPNQEGIFTTIKTGRSAEAAESRSHIDNVVNNVEDEDDDEDDYAENVRLIPRCSPVPRKRGASIHDETAEYMRIHLTLSAGKRVSFADTTGGDLVDLKEFVAFDSDDEEDSVRWEEEEAKYRKPWREPSYSVHPEFNAPADSALLQAVHTKKVEVEQMSPVEDEPLAFSGVIRVLNISFHKAVYIRSTLDNWATYFDHPAEYVQGSNDGDTDQFSFKLSFAPPYITHGSRIEFVVRYETSEGDFWANNSSMNYVVTLLLSYEEDSADTNRDMQHIRGILKSPKAYSMDDVFDAEDEQEKKEAEDAGTSTCGSDRPTAVCPIIVQPEIDIEIAVHPSGPSVPPNQELPSVDGTLSAHSVSPGEQFPCTSSETTLQTNSSFVLYASESVRPNKSQPLHGLKCELGEETSEQQSVPSAQLPSPQQESGPRSDSSQEGKEEIPPSEASCLQPPTAEMRLTTGEDRWNNSPESRAGLELCAECVSPFEREVAVGLSELVAGTSDGSSWSTSHHEVCTPALYSAVAETRACLGAEGGAPPPPELRENPSVSAGVTEVSQNSALQSVSAWEEKEDTTEISPDTLLEDPPNTLSEVFKQQTEFDVNTILMPSIVFLSGVVSLLIVLQEPSALLVFGLFLVLYRL from the exons ATGTGCTCTGTTCAGCGCACATATTCCATGTGTGAttcaaaaatgtcttttttaaccATACCGAACCAAGAGGGAATTTTTACTACGATTAAAACGGGAAGGTCAGCAGAGGCGGCAGAAAGTAGGTCCCACATAGACAACGTGGTTAACAATgttgaggatgaggatgatgatgaagacgacTACGCCGAGAATGTCCGTCTCATCCCGAGGTGCTCCCCGGTGCCCAGAAAACGAGGCGCATCCATCCACGACGAGACAGCCGAGTACATGCGGATCCACTTGACGCTGTCTGCAGGTAAACGAGTGTCGTTCGCGGACACAACAGGTGGGGACCTGGTGGACCTGAAGGAATTTGTTGCCTTTGATTCGGATGATGAAGAGGATAGTGTAAggtgggaggaagaggaggcgaaGTATCGAAAGCCGTGGAGAGAACCAAGCTATTCTGTGCACCCAGAGTTTAACGCGCCAGCCGACAGTGCCCTGCTGCAGGCTGTGCACACTAAGAAAGTGGAGGTTGAGCAGATGTCTCCAGTGGAGGATGAGCCACTTGCCTTCAGTGGGGTAATACGTGTCCTGAACATCTCCTTCCACAAAGCAGTTTACATCCGATCAACCCTGGACAACTGGGCTACTTACTTTGATCATCCAGCAGAGTATGTCCAGGGATCCAATGATGGGGACACTGATCAGTTCTCCTTCAAGCTGTCTTTTGCACCACCTTACATCACACACGGCTCTCGCATCGAATTTGTCGTTCGCTATGAAACCTCTGAAGGGGACTTCTGGGCTAATAACTCCTCTATGAATTATGTGGTGACTCTGCTCTTGTCTTATGAAGAGGATTCAGcggacacaaacagagacatgcAACACATAAGGGGTATCCTGAAATCTCCAAAAGCTTACAG taTGGATGATGTCTTTGATGCAGAAGAtgagcaggaaaagaaagaag CAGAAGATGCAGGGACCTCCACGTGTGGATCTGACAGACCTACAGCTGTCTGCCCAATCATAGTACAGCCGGAGATCGACATTGAG ATTGCAGTTCACCCATCTGGTCCCTCTGTCCCACCCAACCAGGAGCTTCCATCTGTCGATGGCACACTGTCCGCTCACTCTGTATCCCCAGGTGAACAATTCCCCTGTACGTCTTCCGAAACCACGCTTCAAACTAATTCATCCTTTGTACTCTATGCCAGCGAATCAGTACGGCCAAATAAGTCACAGCCTTTACACGGACTCAAGTGCGAATTAGGCGAAGAAACGTCAGAGCAGCAAAGTGTTCCCTCTGCTCAGCTGCCCTCTCCACAACAAGAGTCAGGGCCAAGATCAGACAGCTCCCAGGAAGGCAAAGAGGAAATCCCTCCATCAGAGGCCTCATGTTTGCAACCTCCAACTGCAGAGATGAGGCTGACAACAGGAGAGGACAGGTGGAACAACAGCCCAGAAAGTCGTGCTGGCCTTGAGCTCTGTGCTGAATGTGTCTCTCCTTTTGAGCGAGAGGTTGCAGTGGGATTGAGTGAACTTGTTGCAGGAACATCAGACGGTTCCAGCTGGTCCACCTCGCATCATGAAGTCTGTACACCTGCACTTTACTCTGCTGTGGCAGAGACTCGGGCATGTCTGGGAGCAGAAGGTGGAGCTCCACCACCACCTGAACTCAGAGAGAACCCCTCAGTGAGTGCAGGTGTCACTGAGGTGAGCCAAAACTCAGCTCTTCAGTCAGTCTCTGCCTGGGAAGAGAAGGAAGATACAACCGAGATTTCCCCTGACACGTTATTAGAGGATCCACCAAACACGCTGTCAGAGGTCTTCAAGCAGCAGACTGAGTTTGACGTTAACACAATTCTGATGCCATCCATCGTCTTTTTAAGTGGAGTTGTCTCTCTTTTGATAGTGTTGCAGGAACCCAGCGCCCTCCTCGTCTTTGGACTATTTTTGGTCTTGTACCGTTTGTGA
- the si:ch211-167b20.8 gene encoding protein phosphatase 1 regulatory subunit 3A isoform X2 has protein sequence MCSVQRTYSMCDSKMSFLTIPNQEGIFTTIKTGRSAEAAESRSHIDNVVNNVEDEDDDEDDYAENVRLIPRCSPVPRKRGASIHDETAEYMRIHLTLSAGKRVSFADTTGGDLVDLKEFVAFDSDDEEDSVRWEEEEAKYRKPWREPSYSVHPEFNAPADSALLQAVHTKKVEVEQMSPVEDEPLAFSGVIRVLNISFHKAVYIRSTLDNWATYFDHPAEYVQGSNDGDTDQFSFKLSFAPPYITHGSRIEFVVRYETSEGDFWANNSSMNYVVTLLLSYEEDSADTNRDMQHIRGILKSPKAYSMDDVFDAEDEQEKKEEDAGTSTCGSDRPTAVCPIIVQPEIDIEIAVHPSGPSVPPNQELPSVDGTLSAHSVSPGEQFPCTSSETTLQTNSSFVLYASESVRPNKSQPLHGLKCELGEETSEQQSVPSAQLPSPQQESGPRSDSSQEGKEEIPPSEASCLQPPTAEMRLTTGEDRWNNSPESRAGLELCAECVSPFEREVAVGLSELVAGTSDGSSWSTSHHEVCTPALYSAVAETRACLGAEGGAPPPPELRENPSVSAGVTEVSQNSALQSVSAWEEKEDTTEISPDTLLEDPPNTLSEVFKQQTEFDVNTILMPSIVFLSGVVSLLIVLQEPSALLVFGLFLVLYRL, from the exons ATGTGCTCTGTTCAGCGCACATATTCCATGTGTGAttcaaaaatgtcttttttaaccATACCGAACCAAGAGGGAATTTTTACTACGATTAAAACGGGAAGGTCAGCAGAGGCGGCAGAAAGTAGGTCCCACATAGACAACGTGGTTAACAATgttgaggatgaggatgatgatgaagacgacTACGCCGAGAATGTCCGTCTCATCCCGAGGTGCTCCCCGGTGCCCAGAAAACGAGGCGCATCCATCCACGACGAGACAGCCGAGTACATGCGGATCCACTTGACGCTGTCTGCAGGTAAACGAGTGTCGTTCGCGGACACAACAGGTGGGGACCTGGTGGACCTGAAGGAATTTGTTGCCTTTGATTCGGATGATGAAGAGGATAGTGTAAggtgggaggaagaggaggcgaaGTATCGAAAGCCGTGGAGAGAACCAAGCTATTCTGTGCACCCAGAGTTTAACGCGCCAGCCGACAGTGCCCTGCTGCAGGCTGTGCACACTAAGAAAGTGGAGGTTGAGCAGATGTCTCCAGTGGAGGATGAGCCACTTGCCTTCAGTGGGGTAATACGTGTCCTGAACATCTCCTTCCACAAAGCAGTTTACATCCGATCAACCCTGGACAACTGGGCTACTTACTTTGATCATCCAGCAGAGTATGTCCAGGGATCCAATGATGGGGACACTGATCAGTTCTCCTTCAAGCTGTCTTTTGCACCACCTTACATCACACACGGCTCTCGCATCGAATTTGTCGTTCGCTATGAAACCTCTGAAGGGGACTTCTGGGCTAATAACTCCTCTATGAATTATGTGGTGACTCTGCTCTTGTCTTATGAAGAGGATTCAGcggacacaaacagagacatgcAACACATAAGGGGTATCCTGAAATCTCCAAAAGCTTACAG taTGGATGATGTCTTTGATGCAGAAGAtgagcaggaaaagaaagaag AAGATGCAGGGACCTCCACGTGTGGATCTGACAGACCTACAGCTGTCTGCCCAATCATAGTACAGCCGGAGATCGACATTGAG ATTGCAGTTCACCCATCTGGTCCCTCTGTCCCACCCAACCAGGAGCTTCCATCTGTCGATGGCACACTGTCCGCTCACTCTGTATCCCCAGGTGAACAATTCCCCTGTACGTCTTCCGAAACCACGCTTCAAACTAATTCATCCTTTGTACTCTATGCCAGCGAATCAGTACGGCCAAATAAGTCACAGCCTTTACACGGACTCAAGTGCGAATTAGGCGAAGAAACGTCAGAGCAGCAAAGTGTTCCCTCTGCTCAGCTGCCCTCTCCACAACAAGAGTCAGGGCCAAGATCAGACAGCTCCCAGGAAGGCAAAGAGGAAATCCCTCCATCAGAGGCCTCATGTTTGCAACCTCCAACTGCAGAGATGAGGCTGACAACAGGAGAGGACAGGTGGAACAACAGCCCAGAAAGTCGTGCTGGCCTTGAGCTCTGTGCTGAATGTGTCTCTCCTTTTGAGCGAGAGGTTGCAGTGGGATTGAGTGAACTTGTTGCAGGAACATCAGACGGTTCCAGCTGGTCCACCTCGCATCATGAAGTCTGTACACCTGCACTTTACTCTGCTGTGGCAGAGACTCGGGCATGTCTGGGAGCAGAAGGTGGAGCTCCACCACCACCTGAACTCAGAGAGAACCCCTCAGTGAGTGCAGGTGTCACTGAGGTGAGCCAAAACTCAGCTCTTCAGTCAGTCTCTGCCTGGGAAGAGAAGGAAGATACAACCGAGATTTCCCCTGACACGTTATTAGAGGATCCACCAAACACGCTGTCAGAGGTCTTCAAGCAGCAGACTGAGTTTGACGTTAACACAATTCTGATGCCATCCATCGTCTTTTTAAGTGGAGTTGTCTCTCTTTTGATAGTGTTGCAGGAACCCAGCGCCCTCCTCGTCTTTGGACTATTTTTGGTCTTGTACCGTTTGTGA
- the si:ch211-167b20.8 gene encoding protein phosphatase 1 regulatory subunit 3A isoform X3, with translation MCSVQRTYSMCDSKMSFLTIPNQEGIFTTIKTGRSAEAAESRSHIDNVVNNVEDEDDDEDDYAENVRLIPRCSPVPRKRGASIHDETAEYMRIHLTLSAGKRVSFADTTGGDLVDLKEFVAFDSDDEEDSVRWEEEEAKYRKPWREPSYSVHPEFNAPADSALLQAVHTKKVEVEQMSPVEDEPLAFSGVIRVLNISFHKAVYIRSTLDNWATYFDHPAEYVQGSNDGDTDQFSFKLSFAPPYITHGSRIEFVVRYETSEGDFWANNSSMNYVVTLLLSYEEDSADTNRDMQHIRGILKSPKAYSMDDVFDAEDEQEKKEAEDAGTSTCGSDRPTAVCPIIVQPEIDIELIEASAST, from the exons ATGTGCTCTGTTCAGCGCACATATTCCATGTGTGAttcaaaaatgtcttttttaaccATACCGAACCAAGAGGGAATTTTTACTACGATTAAAACGGGAAGGTCAGCAGAGGCGGCAGAAAGTAGGTCCCACATAGACAACGTGGTTAACAATgttgaggatgaggatgatgatgaagacgacTACGCCGAGAATGTCCGTCTCATCCCGAGGTGCTCCCCGGTGCCCAGAAAACGAGGCGCATCCATCCACGACGAGACAGCCGAGTACATGCGGATCCACTTGACGCTGTCTGCAGGTAAACGAGTGTCGTTCGCGGACACAACAGGTGGGGACCTGGTGGACCTGAAGGAATTTGTTGCCTTTGATTCGGATGATGAAGAGGATAGTGTAAggtgggaggaagaggaggcgaaGTATCGAAAGCCGTGGAGAGAACCAAGCTATTCTGTGCACCCAGAGTTTAACGCGCCAGCCGACAGTGCCCTGCTGCAGGCTGTGCACACTAAGAAAGTGGAGGTTGAGCAGATGTCTCCAGTGGAGGATGAGCCACTTGCCTTCAGTGGGGTAATACGTGTCCTGAACATCTCCTTCCACAAAGCAGTTTACATCCGATCAACCCTGGACAACTGGGCTACTTACTTTGATCATCCAGCAGAGTATGTCCAGGGATCCAATGATGGGGACACTGATCAGTTCTCCTTCAAGCTGTCTTTTGCACCACCTTACATCACACACGGCTCTCGCATCGAATTTGTCGTTCGCTATGAAACCTCTGAAGGGGACTTCTGGGCTAATAACTCCTCTATGAATTATGTGGTGACTCTGCTCTTGTCTTATGAAGAGGATTCAGcggacacaaacagagacatgcAACACATAAGGGGTATCCTGAAATCTCCAAAAGCTTACAG taTGGATGATGTCTTTGATGCAGAAGAtgagcaggaaaagaaagaag CAGAAGATGCAGGGACCTCCACGTGTGGATCTGACAGACCTACAGCTGTCTGCCCAATCATAGTACAGCCGGAGATCGACATTGAG CTCATTGAAGCTTCAGCATCAACCTAG
- the si:ch211-167b20.8 gene encoding protein phosphatase 1 regulatory subunit 3A isoform X4 → MCSVQRTYSMCDSKMSFLTIPNQEGIFTTIKTGRSAEAAESRSHIDNVVNNVEDEDDDEDDYAENVRLIPRCSPVPRKRGASIHDETAEYMRIHLTLSAGKRVSFADTTGGDLVDLKEFVAFDSDDEEDSVRWEEEEAKYRKPWREPSYSVHPEFNAPADSALLQAVHTKKVEVEQMSPVEDEPLAFSGVIRVLNISFHKAVYIRSTLDNWATYFDHPAEYVQGSNDGDTDQFSFKLSFAPPYITHGSRIEFVVRYETSEGDFWANNSSMNYVVTLLLSYEEDSADTNRDMQHIRGILKSPKAYSMDDVFDAEDEQEKKEEDAGTSTCGSDRPTAVCPIIVQPEIDIELIEASAST, encoded by the exons ATGTGCTCTGTTCAGCGCACATATTCCATGTGTGAttcaaaaatgtcttttttaaccATACCGAACCAAGAGGGAATTTTTACTACGATTAAAACGGGAAGGTCAGCAGAGGCGGCAGAAAGTAGGTCCCACATAGACAACGTGGTTAACAATgttgaggatgaggatgatgatgaagacgacTACGCCGAGAATGTCCGTCTCATCCCGAGGTGCTCCCCGGTGCCCAGAAAACGAGGCGCATCCATCCACGACGAGACAGCCGAGTACATGCGGATCCACTTGACGCTGTCTGCAGGTAAACGAGTGTCGTTCGCGGACACAACAGGTGGGGACCTGGTGGACCTGAAGGAATTTGTTGCCTTTGATTCGGATGATGAAGAGGATAGTGTAAggtgggaggaagaggaggcgaaGTATCGAAAGCCGTGGAGAGAACCAAGCTATTCTGTGCACCCAGAGTTTAACGCGCCAGCCGACAGTGCCCTGCTGCAGGCTGTGCACACTAAGAAAGTGGAGGTTGAGCAGATGTCTCCAGTGGAGGATGAGCCACTTGCCTTCAGTGGGGTAATACGTGTCCTGAACATCTCCTTCCACAAAGCAGTTTACATCCGATCAACCCTGGACAACTGGGCTACTTACTTTGATCATCCAGCAGAGTATGTCCAGGGATCCAATGATGGGGACACTGATCAGTTCTCCTTCAAGCTGTCTTTTGCACCACCTTACATCACACACGGCTCTCGCATCGAATTTGTCGTTCGCTATGAAACCTCTGAAGGGGACTTCTGGGCTAATAACTCCTCTATGAATTATGTGGTGACTCTGCTCTTGTCTTATGAAGAGGATTCAGcggacacaaacagagacatgcAACACATAAGGGGTATCCTGAAATCTCCAAAAGCTTACAG taTGGATGATGTCTTTGATGCAGAAGAtgagcaggaaaagaaagaag AAGATGCAGGGACCTCCACGTGTGGATCTGACAGACCTACAGCTGTCTGCCCAATCATAGTACAGCCGGAGATCGACATTGAG CTCATTGAAGCTTCAGCATCAACCTAG
- the tspy gene encoding testis specific protein Y-linked isoform X1 has translation MSELTGCTQSADSASRKRCPSPEQDEGSAIPSKSAKVSDAPEAARVSSETCKNSEAESKETAGSQSKEREKESAAAVQREQSSEFSSLPVNNSSTGASNSEKPESSDAPGSAGGKKNAAKTEASKSSIPLEQTDSAAIAAAEALASLTGGDGEDSRETPCSSEKVKPAKQGSKFKQRGAHQSSRVGSRTQAAAADSSTSVHSTDREDADDMQEAEEGDESISGSSSTPSSSFPSDNEDNDDGECAIVSVKMAPEMRQSVALLAQVQMRLEALEKKGARLHQKLELKISRQRRPQLDQRSSIMKTIPGFWVTALLNHPHLSAHIDETDEDALSYMTDLEIESFKNNKLGYRIRFHFRRNPYFQNNIIMKELHLGMGGSPMSFSNPILWHRGHNLTAHSEPRKSSHGVYQTFFSWFGDHSNPGQDDVAQILKDDLFRDPLRYYLTPLWEPRENGSGGSGARAADNGNGDDCVVISDSDEEPGEDAGEADQGHSREEEEEEEEEDEEEAAEEEEEEEKGPSADESPEEGEEDDAGELVIDGSDDSEQDEEEEA, from the exons ATGAGCGAACTGACGGGCTGCACACAGTCCGCTGACTCTGCGTCGAGGAAACGGTGTCCGTCGCCCGAGCAGGATGAAGGCAGCGCGATTCCCAGCAAGTCGGCGAAAGTAAGTGACGCACCGGAGGCGGCGCGGGTGAGTTCGGAAACTTGCAAAAACAGTGAAGCTGAGAGTAAAGAAACAGCTGGAAGCCAGtcgaaagagagggagaaggagtcAGCCGCCGCCGTGCAGAGGGagcagagttcagagttcagtTCACTGCCTGTCAACAACTCCAGCACGGGTGCCAGCAACTCAGAAAAGCCGGAGTCGTCAGACGCACCGGGGTCTGCTGGTGGAAAGAAAAACGCAGCCAAGACAGAGGCGTCCAAGTCCTCAATTCCTCTGGAGCAAACCGACTCAGCAGCCATAGCAGCCGCCGAAGCACTCGCTAGTCTCACGGGAGGAGACGGAGAGGACAGTCGAGAGACCCCTTGCTCATCCGAGAAGGTTAAGCCGGCGAAACAGGGGAGCAAATTCAAACAACGCGGGGCCCACCAGTCCTCAAGAGTGGGCTCTAGGACACAGGCGGCTGCTGCGGACAGCTCCACATCCGTGCACAGTACTGACCGAGAAGATGCGGACGATATGCAAGAAGCGGAGGAAGGCGACGAATCGATATCGGGTTCTTCCTCCACCCCGAGCTCCTCTTTCCCGTCAGACAATGAGGACAATGACGACGGGGAGTGTGCCATCGTGTCGGTGAAGATGGCCCCGGAGATGAGGCAGTCTGTGGCCCTCCTGGCGCAGGTGCAGATGAGGCTGGAGGCTCTTGAGAAAAAGGGCGCCCGGCTTCACCAAAAGCTGGAGTTGAAGATCAGTCGTCAGCGGCGTCCGCAGTTGGATCAGCGCAGCTCCATCATGAAAACCATCCCTGGCTTCTGGGTGACGGCT CTGTTGAACCATCCACATCTTTCGGCGCACATTGATGAGACTGATGAAGATGCTCTCAGCTACATGACGGATCTCGAG attgaGTCGTTCAAGAATAACAAACTCGGCTACAGGATCCGCTTCCACTTCAGACGAAACCCATACTTCCAGAACAACATCATCATGAAGGAGCTTCACCTTGGGATGGGAG GATCTCCCATGTCCTTCTCCAACCCCATCCTCTGGCATCGTGGACACAACCTGACGGCCCACAGTGAACCCAGGAAGTCGTCACACGGTGTTTACCAGACCTTTTTCAGCTGGTTCGGTGACCATAGCAACCCAGGACAAGATGATGTAGCACAG ATTCTAAAGGACGACCTGTTCAGAGACCCTCTGAGATACTACCTCACTCCACTGTGGGAACCGAGGGAGAACGGCAG TGGTGGCAGCGGGGCCAGAGCAGCTGACAACGGTAATGGAGACGATTGTGTCGTGATCTCTGACTCGGATGAGGAGCCCGGGGAGGACGCTGGGGAGGCTGATCAAGGTCACAgtcgggaggaggaggaggaggaggaagaggaggatgaagaggaggcggcggaggaagaagaagaggaggaaaaagggcCAAGCGCTG ATGAGAGCCcagaggagggcgaggaggatGATGCTGGAGAACTTGTGATCGACG GCTCTGATGACAGCGAAcaggacgaagaggaggaggcctga
- the tspy gene encoding testis specific protein Y-linked isoform X2, with product MSELTGCTQSADSASRKRCPSPEQDEGSAIPSKSAKVSDAPEAARVSSETCKNSEAESKETAGSQSKEREKESAAAVQREQSSEFSSLPVNNSSTGASNSEKPESSDAPGSAGGKKNAAKTEASKSSIPLEQTDSAAIAAAEALASLTGGDGEDSRETPCSSEKVKPAKQGSKFKQRGAHQSSRVGSRTQAAAADSSTSVHSTDREDADDMQEAEEGDESISGSSSTPSSSFPSDNEDNDDGECAIVSVKMAPEMRQSVALLAQVQMRLEALEKKGARLHQKLELKISRQRRPQLDQRSSIMKTIPGFWVTALLNHPHLSAHIDETDEDALSYMTDLEIESFKNNKLGYRIRFHFRRNPYFQNNIIMKELHLGMGGSPMSFSNPILWHRGHNLTAHSEPRKSSHGVYQTFFSWFGDHSNPGQDDVAQILKDDLFRDPLRYYLTPLWEPRENGSGGSGARAADNGNGDDCVVISDSDEEPGEDAGEADQGHSREEEEEEEEEDEEEAAEEEEEEEKGPSAGSDDSEQDEEEEA from the exons ATGAGCGAACTGACGGGCTGCACACAGTCCGCTGACTCTGCGTCGAGGAAACGGTGTCCGTCGCCCGAGCAGGATGAAGGCAGCGCGATTCCCAGCAAGTCGGCGAAAGTAAGTGACGCACCGGAGGCGGCGCGGGTGAGTTCGGAAACTTGCAAAAACAGTGAAGCTGAGAGTAAAGAAACAGCTGGAAGCCAGtcgaaagagagggagaaggagtcAGCCGCCGCCGTGCAGAGGGagcagagttcagagttcagtTCACTGCCTGTCAACAACTCCAGCACGGGTGCCAGCAACTCAGAAAAGCCGGAGTCGTCAGACGCACCGGGGTCTGCTGGTGGAAAGAAAAACGCAGCCAAGACAGAGGCGTCCAAGTCCTCAATTCCTCTGGAGCAAACCGACTCAGCAGCCATAGCAGCCGCCGAAGCACTCGCTAGTCTCACGGGAGGAGACGGAGAGGACAGTCGAGAGACCCCTTGCTCATCCGAGAAGGTTAAGCCGGCGAAACAGGGGAGCAAATTCAAACAACGCGGGGCCCACCAGTCCTCAAGAGTGGGCTCTAGGACACAGGCGGCTGCTGCGGACAGCTCCACATCCGTGCACAGTACTGACCGAGAAGATGCGGACGATATGCAAGAAGCGGAGGAAGGCGACGAATCGATATCGGGTTCTTCCTCCACCCCGAGCTCCTCTTTCCCGTCAGACAATGAGGACAATGACGACGGGGAGTGTGCCATCGTGTCGGTGAAGATGGCCCCGGAGATGAGGCAGTCTGTGGCCCTCCTGGCGCAGGTGCAGATGAGGCTGGAGGCTCTTGAGAAAAAGGGCGCCCGGCTTCACCAAAAGCTGGAGTTGAAGATCAGTCGTCAGCGGCGTCCGCAGTTGGATCAGCGCAGCTCCATCATGAAAACCATCCCTGGCTTCTGGGTGACGGCT CTGTTGAACCATCCACATCTTTCGGCGCACATTGATGAGACTGATGAAGATGCTCTCAGCTACATGACGGATCTCGAG attgaGTCGTTCAAGAATAACAAACTCGGCTACAGGATCCGCTTCCACTTCAGACGAAACCCATACTTCCAGAACAACATCATCATGAAGGAGCTTCACCTTGGGATGGGAG GATCTCCCATGTCCTTCTCCAACCCCATCCTCTGGCATCGTGGACACAACCTGACGGCCCACAGTGAACCCAGGAAGTCGTCACACGGTGTTTACCAGACCTTTTTCAGCTGGTTCGGTGACCATAGCAACCCAGGACAAGATGATGTAGCACAG ATTCTAAAGGACGACCTGTTCAGAGACCCTCTGAGATACTACCTCACTCCACTGTGGGAACCGAGGGAGAACGGCAG TGGTGGCAGCGGGGCCAGAGCAGCTGACAACGGTAATGGAGACGATTGTGTCGTGATCTCTGACTCGGATGAGGAGCCCGGGGAGGACGCTGGGGAGGCTGATCAAGGTCACAgtcgggaggaggaggaggaggaggaagaggaggatgaagaggaggcggcggaggaagaagaagaggaggaaaaagggcCAAGCGCTG GCTCTGATGACAGCGAAcaggacgaagaggaggaggcctga